The following proteins come from a genomic window of Miscanthus floridulus cultivar M001 chromosome 2, ASM1932011v1, whole genome shotgun sequence:
- the LOC136537176 gene encoding uncharacterized protein — MPPPALTDDLIDQILLRFPPHEPERLVRATLVCKRWFRLISDPSFRRRFREYHRAAPMLGLFCTDSSGSRFVPTSSAPLPWAVLPVNGRAIDARHGRVLLNTASSWDFTFNCSGDDLVVWDPITGGHHRLPKQPDHMYPHPYPFCCCWTAAVLCAAAGGGCDHLDCHRGPFLVVFVCTSSREVFACVYSSEADAWSGPASARLRRAPVHPAILDARSRNKSRFLHEQKAEWDHLSEEAQLRADMAAQFAAA; from the exons ATGCCGCCGCCGGCGCTGACGGACGATCTCATCGACCAAATCCTCCTCCGGTTTCCTCCCCATGAGCCCGAGCGCCTCGTCCGCGCTACACTCGTCTGCAAGCGCTGGTTCCGCCTCATCTCGGACCCCAGCTTCCGCCGCAGGTTCCGGGAGTACCACCGCGCGGCCCCGATGCTGGGACTTTTCTGCACCGACTCATCGGGTTCGCGCTTTGTCCCCACCTCCTCCGCCCCTCTGCCCTGGGCTGTACTCCCAGTCAACGGGCGAGCCATCGACGCGCGCCATGGCCGCGTCCTCCTCAACACCGCGTCGTCCTGGGATTTCACGTTCAACTGTTCGGGGGACGACCTTGTCGTCTGGGACCCCATCACGGGCGGGCATCACCGTCTTCCCAAGCAGCCGGACCACATGTACCCTCACCCGTATCCGTTCTGCTGTTGCTGGACCGCTGCTGTGCTCTGTGCTGCAGCGGGCGGAGGCTGCGACCACCTCGACTGCCACCGTGGCCCCTTCCTCGTCGTCTTCGTTTGCACCAGCTCCAGGGAGGTGTTCGCCTGTGTCTACTCGTCGGAGGCTGATGCATGGAGCGGGCCAGCCTCTGCTCGGCTCCGACGTGCCCCCGTCCATCCGGCC attcttgatgctcgtagccggaataaatcccgATTCCTCCACGAGCAGAAGGCAGAGTGGGATCACCTTTCTGAGGAGGCCCAgttgcgagcagacatggccgcacagTTTGCTGCCGCCTAG
- the LOC136539906 gene encoding dormancy-associated protein homolog 3-like — protein sequence MGLLDKLWDETVAGPRPDTGLGRLRKQPVRPAAVKINDPAEDVAAFVPPSPASSSEETPVKVTRSIMIKRPAGYPSSPRSVASTPPASPLGTTPPISPFAGAGGRFRRKSSSDAYERATPPGTTSHPPPFEM from the exons ATGGGCCTCCTCGACAAGCTGTGGGACGAGACCGTCGCGGGCCCGCGCCCGGACACCGGCCTCGGCCGCCTCCGCAAGCAGCCCGTGCGCCCCGCCGCCGTCAAGATCAATG ATCCGGCCGAGGACGTTGCGGCGTTCGTGCCGCCCTCGCCGGCTTCGAGCAGCGAGGAGACGCCGGTGAAGGTGACGCGCAGCATCATGATCAAGCGCCCCGCGGGGTACCCGTCGTCGCCGAGGAGCGTCGCAAGCACGCCGCCGGCCTCGCCACTAGGGACTACCCCGCCCATCTCGCCGTTTGCCGGCGCCG GTGGTCGCTTCAGAAGGAAATCATCATCCGACGCGTATGAGAGGGCAACCCCACCGGGGACGACCAGCCACCCTCCTCCCTTCGAAATGTGA